GCTCCTCTATGAGCCGTAATAGTTTTGAATACTGATGAAACGTAGCTAACAATTTACCAGAATTTGCGCCCAGTCTAGCTATTTGCCTGGTATAAATCCCCGTAAGTAACAATCCGAAAACCACCCAATAGATTAAGGTGGACTCCGCAAGGAAATCCATGAAATAAAGTATAAACAGGAAAACTGAAATTCCAGAAAATATCCAAGGTAAAACCTTCATGAACCTTGGCACAAAGGGCTTATAGTTGTTAAGCCAGTTTATAATAGTTGGTGTAGGCGTATCTGTTTTAACCATACTAGCAGTTGCAGAAAATTCTTGTCGCCATTGTGGATTTTTAGCCAATTCTGCAATACCTTCTTGCTTTTGCTTAATGGCATCGATGCTGTTTTCTTTTAAAATGTGCGCAAGCATGTCTGCACCTTCCTTTAGTGCAGTTCTATTGCTATATTGATAAAACGAACCCTTCCCAAAAAGGTCGATATCTTGACTGTAATAGTGGGTACTATCCTTAAATTCATCACCGCTGGGCAGATGATGAAAATCTCTTTTCAGTACCTGAATTTCCGTTTCATTGATGGCTATCAATGCCTTTAACTTATCTCGCTTCTGCTGCAGATTTGTATGTCTTGACACGAGATACAGGAATAAAATAACTGTCGCTAAAAGTACGGCAACAACAAATTTGATAGTATCCCTTAGAACGTATATCGCAATAACGGCAAGAACAAAGCCCCCTAAACGCAACATGCTGGACGCCCATAGCTGCTTTTGCTTTTGGGAAAGTTCTGCAGTGTATTTTTGCGTCTGATTTTGGTAAAAGGCAAATAAATCTTGCATTCTTCTATTGAACATTTTTATTGCGAAGAGAAACCCAGCGTTGATTGACGCATAAAGATATGGATAAGCCTGGTATTACAATGCCTCCAAAGCAGTCCTTAATTTCTTTGTAAATTTCGCCACTACTAGCTCATACGAATGATCTATAAGTTCCCTGGTTAATTGAGGGTCTATATTATCCAGAAAAACAGTATTCCAGTGCTTTTTACTCATATGCCAGCCTGCAATGACGCCATCATAGGTCTCCCTTAGTTCAATGGCCCTTTCGGGGTCGCATTTGAGGTTTACCTGTGCAGGAACTCTTTCCAGACCGCAAAGTGCGAACATTTTTCCCATGACTTTAAAAACAAGGGTTTGCTCATCAAAAGGAAAACCTTCGGTCACACCTTTCTTTGCGATGCAGTACTCCCTGAATTCTTCGATATTCATGAGGGACTAAATACCTTGAGAATCATAAACGATTACTTTAGTCCATAATTTACTGGACTCCTCTATAAAAAGTTTGTGCGGTGCTTCATCTTGGTAGTTCTGCTGTGCCTCGGCCGACTCAAAAGAAACAATCAAGGAATAAGTAAAAGAACCATCAACTACATCTCTACTGGCTCTTGGCGGTTTACCGATGAATTTTGTTTTAGCATAGGCGGAGTTATCCAAGAATTTCTGAAGTGACGTTTCAAAAGCTTTACAATCCTCCTTACTATCAGGATTTTCGAGCCAAAAATATACCGTATGGGCAAAATTGGAATCAAACTCGTTCATAGTTTCTTTGTTTTGGGCAAGGGCCGTTAGTGATACGGTTAAAAATAATAAAGTCGTAATTGTTTTCATAATAAATAAGTCTAGTCCTAATTTAAATAAAGTTCTTATATGAGCGTTATTTGTCCAACAACTC
This genomic window from Maribacter sp. MJ134 contains:
- a CDS encoding MmcQ/YjbR family DNA-binding protein; this encodes MNIEEFREYCIAKKGVTEGFPFDEQTLVFKVMGKMFALCGLERVPAQVNLKCDPERAIELRETYDGVIAGWHMSKKHWNTVFLDNIDPQLTRELIDHSYELVVAKFTKKLRTALEAL
- a CDS encoding Dabb family protein; this encodes MKTITTLLFLTVSLTALAQNKETMNEFDSNFAHTVYFWLENPDSKEDCKAFETSLQKFLDNSAYAKTKFIGKPPRASRDVVDGSFTYSLIVSFESAEAQQNYQDEAPHKLFIEESSKLWTKVIVYDSQGI